From the Marivivens sp. LCG002 genome, the window CTTCGGCCACTTCATAGCACTTGATCAGAAGGTAATGGCCGAGCGCTCCGGTGACACAGAGCGCCGCCATAAAGACCCAATCGCGAGAGGTCATCGGCTCCCAATACCAGATACCGATGGATGTCATCACCACCGCGCCGACGATGCCCGTCCAGAAAAACGACGTTGTGGTGCTGTCCTTGCGCGAGGCATAGCGTGTCAGAAGTCCGTAGAGCGCGAACATGATTGCAGCAGTCAGAGGCCAGAGCGCGTTGATGTCGAACACCGAGTGTCCCGGGTTGAGGATGATCAGGATCCCGACAAATCCCATACCGATCGCGGCCCAGCGTCGCCAACCGACATTCTCACCCAGAATAGGACCCGAAAGCCCTGCAATGATGAGCGGATAGGCGGCGAAAATCGCGTGGCTCTCTACAAGACCGAGCATCACAAATCCCGTGACCATCACACAGATTTCAAGCGACAAAAGCGCGCCGCGGATGATTTGCAAAACGGGCTGCGCGGTTCTGGCTGCGTTTGAAATCGAGCCCGATTGCTTTTTGGCAATGGCGATGACGAAGGCGGCAAAGAACCAATAGCGGATCATCACGACCATGCGCACGTCATAGATCCCAGCAAGGTGCCGCGATAAACCATCCTGAAGCGCAAAGACGAAAGTGGTGGCGACCATCAAGATGATCCCGAGACGGGCATTCGACTGTTGCATCAGAGTTTCCTTGCCCGTGTCATGTGGCGTTTGCGTCCAAATCCTGCCGTGCGTTCCACCTCGAAGCCGGCTTCTTCCAACGAGCGTCTGACGTGGCCTGCCGCCGTATAGGTCGCGGCAGTCCCGCCCGTCTTGGTATGTCGACCGACTTCGGCCATGAGATCGGCGCCCCACATTTCGGGGTTCTTTGCGGGCGAAAAACCGTCCAGAAACCATGCATCGGCGGCCAAATCGCTTTTGGGGAGTGTCTTGCGCACATCGCCAAGCACGATGTCGAGACGGATGATCCCGAAGTCATGGACCTGCCCGCCTTTTTCAAGCGAAGCAATCAAGAGCGGGGCAAGTTCGGCGACCTCGGGGAACGCATCCAGCGCCTTCCGCATCGCCTCTGCACTCATCGGAAAGGCTTCGAAGGTTGTAAAGGTGACGCGACCTGTGCACCCGTGATCGTTCATTGCCTTCCACAGGGTGAGAAAATTAAGTCCTGTGCCGAAGCCCAATTCGCCGACAGCAAAGGGTCCAGTGATCCGTTTCGGAAGATCGTTTCCTTCAAGAAAGACATACCGCGTCTCTGCCAAGCCATTGTCGAGCGAGAAATAGGGGTCGTCAAATTGCGTGGAGATCGGGATTTTTCCGTCTCGCCATTCGAGCTGCGCTTGCTGCTGGTCGTTCATTCGATTGTGCCTTAGGTTCAGCGCGACTTTGCTGAAAGGAAACGGGAATGGCAACGCCAGACATTACTATTCTTGGAGCTGGCGCTTTTGGATTGTCTGTCGGCTATGCCCTCGCCAAGCGCGGCGCAAAGGTTCGCGTTCTTGATCCGAACGGCGTTGCCTCGGGGTCCTCTGGTGGGCTCGTCGGGGCTCTT encodes:
- the mnmD gene encoding tRNA (5-methylaminomethyl-2-thiouridine)(34)-methyltransferase MnmD, which translates into the protein MNDQQQAQLEWRDGKIPISTQFDDPYFSLDNGLAETRYVFLEGNDLPKRITGPFAVGELGFGTGLNFLTLWKAMNDHGCTGRVTFTTFEAFPMSAEAMRKALDAFPEVAELAPLLIASLEKGGQVHDFGIIRLDIVLGDVRKTLPKSDLAADAWFLDGFSPAKNPEMWGADLMAEVGRHTKTGGTAATYTAAGHVRRSLEEAGFEVERTAGFGRKRHMTRARKL
- a CDS encoding DMT family transporter, which produces MQQSNARLGIILMVATTFVFALQDGLSRHLAGIYDVRMVVMIRYWFFAAFVIAIAKKQSGSISNAARTAQPVLQIIRGALLSLEICVMVTGFVMLGLVESHAIFAAYPLIIAGLSGPILGENVGWRRWAAIGMGFVGILIILNPGHSVFDINALWPLTAAIMFALYGLLTRYASRKDSTTTSFFWTGIVGAVVMTSIGIWYWEPMTSRDWVFMAALCVTGALGHYLLIKCYEVAEASAVQPFAYFQLVFASIIGLLVFGDILRINVAVGAAIVVGAGLFTLWRENARKRA